The following are encoded together in the Asticcacaulis sp. genome:
- a CDS encoding FAD-dependent oxidoreductase: MTTGKTPRIVILGAGLGGSIAAFEIREAVGDKAEIVVVNKGYTYQFVPSNPWVAVGWRKREAIEVDLRPVFQKKGVIFHPEGAARIDPANNALQLTTGETLTYDYLVIATGPELAFDEIEGLGPHTGFTQSVCRVDHAVAAGTVFDQLAANPQPVVIGAVQGASCFGPAYEFAMIVDTELRKRKVRDRVPMTFVTSEPYIGHLGLDGVGDTKGLLESEMRNRHIKWITNAKVSRVEAGRMFVEELTEDGAHKADHELPFGFSMMLPAFRGVEAVRGIEGLTNPRGFILIDKHQRNPTFPNIYSLGVCVAIPPMGKTAVPVGVPKTGFMIESMVTAVAHNLKQELSGQAPTHEATWNAICLADFGDGGVAFFAQPQIPPRNINWAASGKWVHLAKEAFEGYFIGKVKAGKSEMFFEKMALNMMGAHKLKGE, from the coding sequence ATGACTACCGGTAAGACACCACGCATCGTCATTCTGGGCGCGGGGCTTGGCGGCTCCATCGCCGCCTTCGAGATCAGGGAAGCCGTCGGCGACAAGGCCGAGATCGTCGTGGTCAACAAGGGCTATACCTATCAGTTCGTACCGTCCAATCCGTGGGTGGCGGTGGGCTGGCGCAAACGCGAGGCAATCGAGGTCGATCTGCGTCCCGTCTTCCAGAAGAAGGGGGTCATTTTCCACCCGGAAGGCGCCGCGCGCATTGATCCGGCGAATAATGCCCTGCAACTGACGACCGGCGAAACCCTGACCTACGACTATCTGGTCATCGCTACCGGTCCGGAGCTGGCCTTCGACGAGATCGAAGGACTGGGGCCGCATACCGGCTTTACGCAATCGGTCTGCCGGGTCGATCACGCCGTGGCCGCAGGCACCGTCTTCGATCAACTGGCCGCCAATCCGCAGCCGGTTGTGATCGGCGCGGTGCAGGGCGCGTCCTGCTTCGGCCCGGCCTATGAATTCGCCATGATCGTCGATACCGAATTGCGCAAACGCAAGGTGCGCGACCGCGTGCCGATGACCTTCGTCACCTCCGAGCCCTATATCGGCCACCTCGGCCTCGATGGCGTCGGTGACACCAAGGGCCTGCTTGAAAGCGAGATGCGCAACCGCCATATCAAGTGGATCACCAACGCCAAGGTCAGCCGCGTGGAAGCGGGCAGGATGTTCGTCGAGGAACTGACCGAGGACGGCGCGCATAAGGCCGATCACGAACTGCCCTTCGGCTTTTCCATGATGCTGCCGGCCTTCCGCGGGGTCGAGGCGGTGCGCGGCATCGAGGGCCTGACCAATCCGCGCGGCTTCATCCTGATCGACAAGCACCAGCGCAATCCGACCTTCCCCAATATCTACAGCCTCGGCGTCTGCGTCGCCATTCCGCCGATGGGCAAAACCGCCGTGCCGGTGGGCGTGCCCAAGACCGGCTTCATGATCGAATCCATGGTCACGGCCGTGGCGCACAACCTGAAGCAGGAACTCTCCGGGCAGGCGCCAACGCACGAAGCGACCTGGAACGCCATCTGCCTGGCCGATTTCGGCGATGGCGGCGTGGCCTTCTTCGCCCAGCCGCAGATCCCGCCGCGCAATATCAACTGGGCGGCTTCCGGCAAGTGGGTCCACCTGGCGAAGGAAGCCTTCGAGGGCTACTTCATCGGCAAGGTCAAGGCCGGAAAAAGCGAAATGTTCTTTGAAAAAATGGCGCTCAATATGATGGGCGCCCACAAGCTGAAAGGTGAATAA
- a CDS encoding NUDIX domain-containing protein, producing MMKLSAGILLFNERADGLHMLLVHPGGPFWARHDLGAWSIPKGEYAPGEIPEQAARRELAEETGLNLTADLIPLGEARQPSGKVVTAFATPSDFDPAALRSNLFELEWPRHSGQMRRFPEIDRAEWFDAAEARRRILPGQAVFIDRLLAALSKPA from the coding sequence ATGATGAAACTCAGCGCGGGCATCCTGTTGTTTAATGAGCGCGCCGATGGCCTGCATATGCTGTTGGTGCATCCCGGCGGCCCGTTCTGGGCGCGGCATGATCTGGGCGCGTGGTCAATTCCGAAAGGGGAATATGCGCCGGGCGAAATTCCCGAACAGGCGGCACGGCGTGAACTGGCGGAGGAGACCGGACTCAACCTGACTGCTGACCTGATCCCGCTGGGTGAGGCGCGACAGCCGTCCGGCAAGGTCGTTACCGCCTTTGCCACGCCGTCGGATTTCGATCCCGCCGCGCTCCGCAGCAACCTGTTCGAGCTGGAATGGCCAAGGCACTCCGGGCAGATGCGCCGCTTCCCTGAAATCGACCGCGCCGAATGGTTTGACGCGGCCGAAGCGCGCCGGCGCATCCTGCCCGGCCAGGCTGTCTTTATTGACCGGCTGCTGGCGGCGCTCAGCAAGCCCGCTTAG
- a CDS encoding efflux RND transporter periplasmic adaptor subunit, translated as MPRPDQMLRAGLSIIAISIAVSGMGLASCGRKEPAPAVTAYRGQTLRVSAQTIDDVKPLAATLTTRQTGEATARVSGILTSLKVREGDMVKQGQVIGFVQDQRLNLQTGAYDQAAVAAEAQANLARAALKRTQTLFDKGIYAQAKLDQDKAAADAAEANARAARAQTSASGEAARQGAILAPASGRIIHATVPVGSVVMAGQSVATVTAGARVVRIELPEARAAALSLGQNVMLDANGVRSSGVISEIYPSVTAGQVVADVTPQGLEDAVIGQKVTAYVGVGQRPAIVLPRAYVATRYGLDYVRLVQKNGAVMETTVQTAPTGDPQRLEILGGLTAGDAVAPYGASLGAEK; from the coding sequence ATGCCGAGGCCAGACCAAATGCTGCGAGCGGGACTATCTATCATCGCCATATCCATTGCTGTTTCAGGCATGGGCCTGGCCTCGTGTGGCCGCAAGGAGCCCGCCCCGGCGGTGACCGCCTATAGGGGCCAGACTCTGCGGGTCTCCGCCCAGACCATCGATGATGTCAAGCCGCTCGCCGCCACCCTGACCACGCGCCAGACTGGTGAGGCGACGGCGCGCGTGTCCGGCATACTGACCAGCCTGAAGGTGCGCGAAGGCGACATGGTAAAACAGGGCCAGGTGATCGGCTTCGTGCAGGACCAGAGGCTGAATCTGCAAACCGGCGCCTATGACCAGGCCGCCGTGGCCGCCGAGGCCCAGGCCAATCTGGCGCGCGCCGCGCTGAAGCGCACCCAGACCCTCTTTGATAAGGGCATCTATGCCCAGGCGAAACTGGATCAGGACAAGGCTGCCGCCGATGCCGCCGAAGCCAATGCCCGCGCCGCCCGCGCCCAGACCTCCGCCAGTGGCGAGGCGGCGCGTCAGGGCGCCATCCTGGCTCCGGCCAGCGGCCGCATCATCCACGCCACCGTGCCGGTTGGCTCGGTGGTCATGGCTGGTCAGTCCGTCGCCACGGTGACCGCCGGTGCCCGCGTGGTGCGCATCGAGCTGCCGGAGGCCCGGGCCGCCGCCCTCAGCCTCGGCCAGAACGTGATGCTAGATGCCAATGGCGTGCGCAGCTCAGGCGTGATCAGTGAAATCTATCCTTCCGTCACCGCCGGCCAGGTGGTGGCCGATGTCACGCCGCAAGGTCTTGAAGACGCCGTGATCGGCCAGAAGGTCACCGCTTATGTCGGCGTCGGGCAGCGCCCGGCGATCGTCCTGCCGCGCGCCTATGTCGCCACGCGCTATGGCCTCGATTATGTCCGCCTGGTGCAAAAGAACGGCGCGGTCATGGAAACCACCGTCCAGACGGCCCCGACTGGTGATCCGCAGCGCCTCGAAATCCTGGGCGGCCTGACTGCCGGCGATGCCGTCGCCCCCTATGGCGCTTCTCTCGGAGCCGAAAAATGA
- a CDS encoding Hsp20/alpha crystallin family protein: MSTHSLTPARKEAVSVVRGDNPVRGLQNDVNRLFNDFFGDLSFPSWDRFLGDRFSSGLSMKTPALDLREGDKAYTLVAEVPGMQAKDIQVSTADGCIILTGEKTEAHETHDKDYIRQERSYGSFRRVVPMPADADIDNVKAEMKNGLLTLTIARKAEDSAKTRKIDIRELA; the protein is encoded by the coding sequence ATGTCAACTCACTCCCTGACTCCCGCCCGCAAGGAAGCGGTTTCCGTCGTCCGGGGCGACAACCCCGTCCGTGGCCTGCAAAACGACGTCAACCGCCTGTTCAATGATTTCTTCGGCGACCTGTCATTTCCCTCATGGGACCGTTTTCTGGGAGACCGCTTCTCAAGCGGGCTGTCTATGAAAACGCCGGCGCTCGACCTGCGCGAAGGCGACAAAGCCTACACACTGGTCGCCGAGGTGCCGGGTATGCAGGCCAAGGACATACAGGTCTCGACCGCCGATGGCTGCATTATCCTGACCGGCGAAAAGACCGAGGCGCACGAAACGCATGACAAGGACTATATCCGTCAGGAACGCAGCTATGGCAGCTTCCGGCGCGTCGTCCCCATGCCGGCGGACGCCGACATTGATAATGTCAAGGCGGAGATGAAAAACGGCCTGCTCACCCTGACCATCGCCCGAAAGGCCGAAGACAGCGCGAAAACACGCAAGATCGATATCCGCGAACTGGCATGA
- a CDS encoding rhodanese-like domain-containing protein: protein MFSLFTVKNLTPAEVRDGMEKGEIVLVDVRELNEHNAERIKGAISVPLSRLETAKLPDADGKRIVMHCAGGVRSARAVTLCRKRGLTVDHHLAGGIAAWKAHGLPTIR from the coding sequence ATGTTCAGCCTGTTCACTGTCAAAAACCTCACACCCGCCGAAGTCCGCGACGGCATGGAAAAGGGCGAAATCGTCCTTGTCGATGTCCGCGAACTGAATGAGCATAATGCCGAGCGCATAAAGGGCGCGATCAGTGTTCCCCTGTCACGCCTCGAAACCGCCAAGCTGCCGGATGCCGATGGCAAGCGGATCGTCATGCACTGCGCCGGCGGCGTACGTTCGGCCAGGGCCGTGACATTGTGCCGCAAGCGCGGCCTGACGGTCGATCATCACCTGGCCGGCGGCATTGCCGCATGGAAGGCTCACGGCCTGCCGACTATCCGATAA
- a CDS encoding cation-translocating P-type ATPase, producing the protein MPISTPTPAPAPTGAVPSGLSLAEAQARLQRDGANELPRQARRTPLRIALEVIREPMLALLIAGGVIYLFLGDLSEAIILMVLALFSVVITVVQESRTERVLEALRDLTSPRALVIRDGQRQRIAGREVVAGDLLVLSEGDRVPADGRVIECQSLQTDESLLTGESVPVRKVAAPATEDDAAVPGGDDRPYVFSGTLVVRGAGLAEVIATGPRSQIGRIGQSLGELITEPPRLKQEMGRLVRVFAIGGGVISLLVMILYGLFRGSWLEALLAGIAVGMSMLPEEFPVVVTIFMAMGAWRISRARVLTRRAAAIETLGAATVLCTDKTGTLTENIMRVAELRRPDGQVYRASQEALPDAFHDLARFSILASAREPFDPMEKALHAFRPDGAVHQWQLVRAFGLHPDLLAMSNVWQKADDDELVVAGKGAPEAIAELCGLDVAARARLAGDADAMAAEGLRVLGVARAAARPVLPEDQHGFAFEFLGLVGLADTLRAAVPTAVAECRTAGIRVVMITGDYPVTARAIAAQAGIDATDVMTGDELAAMDDADLARRIEATTVFARIMPQQKLRIVEALKAKGEVVAMTGDGVNDAPTLKAAHIGIAMGQRGTDVAREASAIVLLDDDFGSIVKAIRLGRRIYDNLHKAVTFILAVHVPIAGLALLPLVFGLPILLGPVHIAFLEMIIDPVCTLVFEAETEEDDIMRRPPRDPERPMFSLAFISRGVIQGGLALGAVVLMLGLALTIGLSTDAVRAVTFMALVAVILSLVLVNRSRAASILEAIRRPNRALVLVFLAVAVVLTVALALPFARHLFRFEAPSWPMTALALSAGVIMLAGLEGLKWLTGRWYRWRRAKPSPPAPALT; encoded by the coding sequence ATGCCCATATCCACGCCGACACCGGCGCCCGCACCCACTGGCGCGGTTCCATCTGGCCTGAGCCTGGCGGAAGCACAAGCGCGGCTGCAAAGGGACGGCGCCAACGAACTGCCGCGCCAGGCCAGGCGCACCCCCTTGCGGATCGCGCTGGAAGTGATCCGCGAGCCCATGCTGGCCCTGCTGATCGCTGGCGGGGTGATCTATCTCTTCCTCGGTGACCTGAGCGAAGCCATCATTCTGATGGTGCTCGCCCTGTTTTCGGTGGTGATCACCGTGGTGCAGGAGTCGCGCACCGAGCGGGTGCTGGAGGCCCTGCGCGACCTCACCAGTCCGCGCGCCCTGGTCATCCGTGACGGCCAGCGCCAGCGGATCGCCGGGCGTGAGGTCGTGGCCGGCGACCTGCTGGTGCTCAGCGAGGGCGACCGGGTGCCGGCCGATGGTCGCGTCATCGAGTGCCAGAGCCTGCAAACCGATGAATCCCTGCTGACCGGAGAATCTGTGCCGGTCCGGAAGGTGGCCGCTCCAGCGACGGAAGACGACGCAGCCGTGCCGGGCGGCGATGACCGGCCCTATGTGTTTTCAGGCACCCTGGTGGTGCGCGGCGCCGGCCTTGCCGAAGTGATCGCCACTGGCCCGCGCAGTCAGATCGGGCGCATCGGCCAGAGCCTGGGCGAACTCATCACCGAGCCGCCGCGCCTGAAACAGGAAATGGGCCGGCTGGTCCGTGTCTTCGCCATTGGCGGCGGGGTTATCAGCCTTCTGGTGATGATCCTCTATGGCCTGTTTCGCGGTAGCTGGCTGGAGGCGCTGCTGGCGGGAATCGCCGTCGGCATGTCGATGCTGCCGGAGGAATTTCCGGTCGTCGTCACCATCTTCATGGCCATGGGGGCATGGCGCATCTCCCGCGCCAGGGTGCTGACCCGGCGGGCGGCAGCCATCGAAACCCTGGGCGCAGCCACGGTACTCTGTACGGACAAGACCGGCACCCTGACGGAAAACATCATGCGGGTGGCCGAACTGCGCCGGCCCGATGGCCAGGTTTATCGGGCATCCCAAGAGGCCCTGCCGGACGCTTTTCACGATCTGGCGCGGTTCAGCATCCTGGCCAGCGCGCGCGAACCGTTCGATCCGATGGAAAAGGCCCTGCACGCCTTTCGTCCGGACGGCGCCGTTCACCAGTGGCAACTGGTTCGGGCCTTCGGCCTGCATCCCGACCTGCTGGCCATGTCCAATGTCTGGCAAAAGGCGGATGACGACGAGCTGGTGGTGGCCGGCAAGGGGGCGCCGGAAGCGATCGCCGAACTGTGCGGACTCGATGTAGCGGCCCGCGCACGGCTCGCGGGCGATGCCGATGCCATGGCGGCGGAAGGTTTGCGGGTGCTGGGGGTGGCGCGGGCGGCGGCGCGGCCCGTCTTGCCTGAGGATCAGCACGGCTTCGCGTTTGAATTTCTGGGCCTGGTCGGCCTGGCCGATACTCTGAGAGCGGCGGTGCCGACGGCAGTGGCCGAATGCCGGACAGCCGGAATTCGCGTCGTCATGATCACCGGCGATTATCCGGTGACGGCACGCGCCATCGCTGCCCAGGCCGGGATCGACGCCACCGATGTGATGACCGGTGACGAGCTGGCGGCGATGGACGACGCCGACCTCGCCCGGCGGATCGAGGCCACCACCGTCTTCGCGCGCATCATGCCGCAGCAAAAACTGCGCATCGTTGAGGCCCTAAAGGCAAAGGGCGAGGTGGTGGCGATGACCGGTGACGGCGTCAATGACGCCCCCACGCTCAAGGCGGCGCATATCGGCATCGCCATGGGCCAGCGCGGCACGGACGTGGCGCGCGAAGCCTCGGCCATCGTGTTGCTCGATGATGATTTCGGCTCCATAGTCAAGGCCATTCGGCTGGGGCGGCGCATCTATGACAATCTGCACAAGGCAGTGACCTTCATCCTGGCCGTACATGTGCCGATCGCCGGCCTGGCGCTGTTGCCCCTGGTGTTCGGCCTGCCGATCCTGCTGGGCCCCGTCCATATCGCCTTCCTGGAAATGATTATCGATCCGGTCTGCACGCTTGTCTTCGAGGCGGAGACCGAGGAAGACGACATCATGCGCCGGCCGCCACGCGATCCGGAACGGCCGATGTTTTCACTGGCCTTTATCAGCCGCGGCGTCATCCAGGGCGGGCTGGCCCTCGGCGCGGTCGTCCTGATGCTGGGTCTTGCGCTCACCATCGGATTATCGACGGATGCCGTGCGCGCCGTGACCTTCATGGCGCTGGTGGCGGTCATTCTCAGCCTGGTGCTGGTCAATCGTTCGCGCGCCGCCTCCATCCTGGAAGCGATACGCCGGCCCAATCGCGCCCTGGTGCTGGTCTTCCTCGCCGTGGCGGTGGTGCTGACGGTCGCCCTCGCCCTGCCTTTCGCCCGTCACCTGTTCCGCTTTGAGGCGCCGTCCTGGCCCATGACTGCCCTGGCTCTCTCCGCCGGCGTGATCATGCTGGCCGGCCTGGAAGGGCTTAAATGGCTGACGGGGCGGTGGTATCGCTGGCGACGCGCAAAACCTTCGCCCCCCGCACCGGCCTTGACCTGA
- a CDS encoding DUF2892 domain-containing protein, giving the protein MTLDKAVMAFAGFVVLTSLALGHFVNPLWYWLTAFAGANMFQAAFTGFCPAAMIFKKLGVKPGVSFK; this is encoded by the coding sequence ATGACTCTCGATAAAGCCGTTATGGCCTTTGCCGGCTTCGTTGTCCTGACGAGCCTGGCGCTCGGCCACTTCGTTAACCCGCTGTGGTATTGGCTGACCGCCTTTGCCGGCGCCAACATGTTCCAGGCGGCCTTCACCGGCTTCTGCCCGGCCGCCATGATCTTCAAGAAGCTGGGCGTCAAGCCGGGCGTCAGCTTCAAGTAA
- a CDS encoding BON domain-containing protein gives MKDDQLHQDVLDELDFEPSVNAAHIGVAVEQGIVTLTGEVGSYAEKYHAERTVQRVKGVRGIVEHIKVVFPGDKVTGDAELAERVLASLKWSAVVPSDRITVKVENGWVALNGELDWQFQKEAAEAAVRRLNGIKGISNLIKLPPQVVGSNVKSRIEDALKRNAEVEAKGIMVGVAGTKVTLNGIVHTWHERLMAENAAWAVPGVTMVDDHLRIA, from the coding sequence ATGAAAGACGATCAATTGCATCAGGATGTTCTGGACGAGCTGGATTTCGAACCCAGCGTCAACGCCGCCCATATTGGGGTCGCCGTCGAACAGGGCATCGTCACACTGACCGGCGAGGTCGGCAGCTATGCCGAAAAATACCACGCCGAACGCACCGTTCAGCGCGTCAAGGGGGTTCGCGGCATTGTCGAACACATTAAGGTGGTCTTCCCTGGCGACAAGGTCACCGGTGACGCCGAACTGGCCGAACGGGTTCTGGCCAGCCTGAAATGGAGCGCCGTCGTGCCATCCGACCGGATCACCGTGAAGGTCGAAAACGGCTGGGTCGCCCTGAATGGTGAACTGGACTGGCAGTTTCAGAAGGAAGCCGCCGAAGCGGCCGTCCGCCGGCTGAACGGCATCAAGGGTATCAGCAATCTGATCAAGCTGCCGCCCCAGGTCGTTGGCAGCAATGTCAAGTCGCGCATCGAGGACGCCCTAAAGCGCAATGCCGAGGTTGAGGCCAAGGGCATCATGGTCGGGGTCGCCGGCACCAAGGTGACACTGAACGGCATTGTCCACACCTGGCACGAACGCCTGATGGCGGAAAACGCCGCCTGGGCTGTGCCCGGCGTCACCATGGTCGATGACCACCTGCGGATTGCCTGA
- a CDS encoding carboxymuconolactone decarboxylase family protein — MTKSYPDITKRISANIKTLRKDIPETMSGFSAMAQAASKDGALDKKTKELIALAIGIATRCDGCIGFHMEALVRLGATRAEIEECLGMAIYMGGGPSLMYAADAIAAYEQYLAA, encoded by the coding sequence ATGACCAAGTCCTATCCTGACATCACCAAACGCATTTCCGCCAATATCAAGACCTTGCGCAAGGATATCCCGGAGACCATGAGCGGGTTTTCCGCCATGGCCCAGGCCGCCAGCAAGGACGGCGCGCTCGACAAGAAGACCAAGGAACTGATCGCGCTGGCCATCGGCATCGCCACCCGCTGCGACGGCTGCATCGGCTTTCACATGGAGGCGCTGGTGCGCCTGGGGGCGACCAGGGCCGAGATCGAGGAATGCCTGGGCATGGCCATCTATATGGGCGGCGGGCCTTCGCTGATGTACGCGGCGGATGCGATCGCCGCCTATGAGCAGTATCTGGCAGCCTAA